The Meles meles chromosome 12, mMelMel3.1 paternal haplotype, whole genome shotgun sequence genome includes a window with the following:
- the LOC123954046 gene encoding metallothionein-1E-like: protein MDPNCSCSSGGSCTCAGSCKCKECKCTSCKKSCCSCCPVGCAK from the coding sequence ATGGATCCCAACTGCTCTTGCTCTAGTGGTGGCTCTTGCACGTGCGCCGGCTCCTGTAAATGCAAGGAGTGCAAATGCACCTCCTGCAAGAAGAGCTGCTGTTCCTGCTGCCCCGTGGGCTGTGCCAAGTGA